The genomic region TGTGAGACTCTGGAGGATATTAAAGGATTCAATTACGAAGATTATCGATTTAGTGAAGAACATACGGAGAAAGAAGATCAGCCAACCTTTATAAGATAATATTCTGAAGCTTTTTCATCACACACATCCATTTCCGCCATTCATTCCTGAAAACGCTACAAAACTAATTGTTGGTACTTTGCCGCCTCCGCGATTTACACGTAGAGAATTGAAGCCGGATGATGTCGATTTTTGCTATGGAAGCAGGGATGGTTTGTTGTGGCCAGTGCTGGATCGTATATTCCAGCTAGATCTGAAGTATGAGAACACTTCAGAAGCGATACAGCAACGGCAAAATTTTTTGAAAAGTAGAAAGATTGGGATTTGCGATATAGTGGAAAGTAGCCGGCGCGAAAAGATCGATGCAAGTGATCTGGGAATGCAAAAAGTGGAGCTGCGTGATATGCTTGAAATTCTTCGGAAGTATCCAAAAATTGATACGCTTCTATTTACTGGAGGTAATTCTAAAAACGGACCAGAATATTTCTTCAGAAAATATCTCAAAGAACAAAGAGCAGAGATTAAGCTAAAGATCGTGTCAAATAAATCACCCAGAGTTCATCAGTTTATTCTGGAAGGGCGATCAATTAAGACTGTATCGCTAATTGCACCTTCTGGTGCTGCGAATATTTCCATTGGCAGTTCTGAACTTTACAAAGAATTGAAAAAGAAAAACCCTGAATTCAATACTCTTGATTTCAGGGTTCTTCAGTATAAAGAATTTTTCTAGATCACTGCAATTCTTTTTTATCCTGGTTAGCCAGTGTAGTAGGTTTGATCTTAAATTTGCGACGTTTTGGTCTTAGCTTCCCACTGGTTCCTATCGCGATCTTACCTCTTTTAGTTTTCTTATCACCTCTACCCATTTATTTTTTGTTTTGCTGATCTTTGATGGTCTTTTCATCTATATCCACCTTATTGGTTTCCTCGTTGCGATTTCCGGTTGGATTTGTTGGATTTTTCTGCTCTTTCGTTCTTTCTCTCTTGTTATCTTCAATTGGTCCTCCCATAATTGTAATTTTTATGATTTACTCTAAGATAAGGACAAGTAGTCTAAAAAGCTGCCAAGAAGCTGTTACAATTAGGTTAAAGCTTGATAGGTTCAACGAATTTTAAAATCTTTGAGGTTCCCTCGCTATCAAGATGTTTTATAAAAGCACTACCAATGATTGCACCTTTGGCAAATTGAGTTGCTGCCTTGAAAGTCTCCCGGTCTTTTATACCGAAACCTACAATTTGAGGATTCTTTAAATCCATTTCATGAATTCTTCGGAAATAATCAGTAGTTTCATTTCCAAAGCCTGAAGTAGATCCGGTGACACTTGCACTACTCACCATATAGATAAATCCATTAGAAATGGAATCAATAAACCTGATTCTTTCTTCTGAAGTTTGAGGAGTGATAAGAAAAATATTGATCAATCCATATTTCTCGAAAAGCGCCTGGTATTCTTCATGGTAAACATCTACTGGAAGGTCTGGGATAATAAGTCCGTCAACTCCTATTTCTGCACATTTTTTACAAAATTCTTCCACTCCATATTGTAGCATAGGATTAAAATACCCCATAATGATCAAGGGGATTTCAACTTTAGACCTGATCTCTTTGAGTTGATCAAAAAGCTTTTGAGTGGTCATCCCATTTCGCAGAGCTTTGGTCGAACTTTCCTGGATAGTAGGCCCATCTGCCAGTGGATCGCTAAAAGGAAGTCCAATCTCAATAAAGTCAACACCGCTTTTTTCAAGGTCTACGATGATCTGTTCAGTATCATCAATGTTTGGAAAGCCTGCACTAAAATATATGGAAAGAAGTTTTTTGTCTTCTTTTAATTTCTCCTGAATTCTATTCATTTTCTATAAATTGAAATATTCAATATATGTGTTCAAATCCTTGTCGCCTCTGCCTGATAGATTAACCACAACGATATCATCCTTCTTAAATTTTCGGTTTTCAAAAACAGCCAGGGCATGGGAAGTTTCTATAGCGGGGATAATTCCTTCCAGTTTAGCTAGTTCTAAACCAGCTTTCATAGCTGCTTCGTCTGTAATGCTGATAAATTCTCCTCGTTTGCTGGTGAAAAGGTTGGCATGCATTGGTCCAACTCCTGGGTAATCCAGGCCAGCTGAAATACTATAAGGTTCAGTAATCTGTCCGTCGCCGGTTTGCATTAAAAGCGTTTTACTACCATGAATAATTCCGGGTTTTCCCAATGCTGATGTTGCAGCACTTTCCCCGGTATCAATACCTTTTCCAGCTGCTTCCACCGCGATAATGCCAACTTTTGGATTATCGAGATAATGGTAATAGGCTCCTGCAGCGTTGCTCCCACCACCAACACAGGCGATCACATAGTCAGGATCTTCTGTATTTTCCTTTTCCATTAATTGATACTTGATCTCTTCAGAAATAACACTTTGGAATCTCGCCACCATGTCTGGATAGGGATGTGGTCCAACTACAGAACCAATGATATAGTGGGTATCTACAGGATTATTGATCCAGTCACGAATTGCTTCGTTAGTTGCATCCTTCAAGGTACGGCTACCAGATTTCGCAGGAACCACCTTAGCTCCCAGCATTTTCATCCTGGCAACATTTGGAGACTGCCTTTCAATATCCACCTCGCCCATATAGACAATGCATTCCATTCCCATCAAAGCGCAAACTGTAGCCGTCGCGACACCATGTTGTCCTGCTCCGGTTTCAGCAATAATCCTCTTTTTTCCAAGTTTTTGCGCCATGAGGATCTGCCCAACTGTGTTGTTAACCTTATGCGCACCAGTATGGCACAGATCCTCACGTTTTAAATATACCTTGGTTCCATAATGCTCGCTAAAGCGTTTTGCATAGTATAAAGGGGTAGGTCTACCTACATATTCTCTCAATAGATCATGAAATTCTTCCTGGAATGAATCCTCCTGCATGATCTCGATATACCTTGAACGCAGTTCTTCTACGTTAGGATACAGCATTTCAGGAATATAAGCTCCGCCAAAATCCCCGTAATATCCTTTTTCATCTACCTGATAGCTCATCTTATGAATTTATCTTTTGTTTGAATTCTTTTAATTCTTTCAGTTTTTTTAATCCGGGTTTCAATTCGAATTTACTATTTACATCTACGGCATAAAGAAGATCTGGTTTTCCTTCTCTATAGAAATGATTTTTCAATTCGGCAATTGCTTCCCCATGTTCGGGTCCAATACCGCCACTAAGGAAAAATGGTGTGTTAGAAGGATATTCTTTTAAAATCTGCCAGTCGAATTCCTTGCCATTACCCCCTCGTAAAACTCCTTTAGTATCAAATAAGAAAAAATCTGCGATACCCTCAAATGCCTGCATCTTCTGAAAATCAAAATGGTCGCCAACACTAAAAACTTTTATCAACTCTGGAGTGCTGCCATGTTGCTGAAAATTATTCTTCAGCTTTTGACAGAATTCTGCCGACTCCTCTCCGTGCAACTGAATTGCATCAAGCTTGTGCTGCTTTGCAATATCCAGGATCCTGGAAACTTCTTCATTAACAAAAACTCCTGTTTTTTTGATCTCAGCAGGGAGTTCAGGAAGTTTTCCATCAAAATAGCGGGGAGATTTTTTGTAAAAAATAAAACCCATGTAAGTAGGTTTTAGATCTGCTACCTGCAACATGTTTCCAGGTTGCTGCATCCCGCAAACTTTAAGACTCAATCCAGTACTTTGTCCTGAGGCCGGTGTTGTTAAGTTTTGTTCCTGCATAATGTAACTTATCACTTCCTGTTAATTTCGTTTATAAAATCTTTCGCAGCCTTCCCGGGATCTTCTGTTCTCATAAAATTTTCTCCAACTAGAAAACCCTGATATCCATAATCTTTAAGTTCTGCGATTACATTTGGGTCGCTAATTCCACTTTCTGATACTTTCACGAATTCGTCTGGTATATGTCTGGATAGATCTTTGGAGTTTTGGATGCTAACTTCAAATGTTTTGAGATTCCTATTGTTCACCCCAATCATGTCTACGTTTGCTTCAATTGAATTCTCCAGTTCCTCAAGATCGTGTACTTCCAGTAAAACATCCATCCCAAGATTTCTCGCAAAAGTCGCCAGACGTTTCAATTCTTCAGTCGGTAATACCGCCGCAATAAGCAAAACTACATCTGCTCCAAAAGCCTTCGCTTCAAGAATCTGGTAGTCATCTATCATAAAATCCTTACGCAAGACCGGCATTTCCACAACAGCTCTGGCGTATAAAAGATCTTCCAAAGAACCTCCAAAATATTTACCATCGGTAAGGACAGACATACCGCAGACTCCGGCATCCTGATAACCACTCGCCACATCCTGTACGTTGAGATCGTGGTTGATGACATGTTTGGAAGGTGATCTTCTCTTATGTTCCGCAATGATACCGCTGCTTGAATTTCTTAGTTTGTCTGCCAGTGAAACCGG from Christiangramia sp. OXR-203 harbors:
- the trpC gene encoding indole-3-glycerol phosphate synthase TrpC translates to MNILDKIVADKRREVSLKKSIFPVEQLENSILFQRNPVSLADKLRNSSSGIIAEHKRRSPSKHVINHDLNVQDVASGYQDAGVCGMSVLTDGKYFGGSLEDLLYARAVVEMPVLRKDFMIDDYQILEAKAFGADVVLLIAAVLPTEELKRLATFARNLGMDVLLEVHDLEELENSIEANVDMIGVNNRNLKTFEVSIQNSKDLSRHIPDEFVKVSESGISDPNVIAELKDYGYQGFLVGENFMRTEDPGKAAKDFINEINRK
- the trpB gene encoding tryptophan synthase subunit beta, with the translated sequence MSYQVDEKGYYGDFGGAYIPEMLYPNVEELRSRYIEIMQEDSFQEEFHDLLREYVGRPTPLYYAKRFSEHYGTKVYLKREDLCHTGAHKVNNTVGQILMAQKLGKKRIIAETGAGQHGVATATVCALMGMECIVYMGEVDIERQSPNVARMKMLGAKVVPAKSGSRTLKDATNEAIRDWINNPVDTHYIIGSVVGPHPYPDMVARFQSVISEEIKYQLMEKENTEDPDYVIACVGGGSNAAGAYYHYLDNPKVGIIAVEAAGKGIDTGESAATSALGKPGIIHGSKTLLMQTGDGQITEPYSISAGLDYPGVGPMHANLFTSKRGEFISITDEAAMKAGLELAKLEGIIPAIETSHALAVFENRKFKKDDIVVVNLSGRGDKDLNTYIEYFNL
- a CDS encoding 30S ribosomal protein THX, with protein sequence MGRGDKKTKRGKIAIGTSGKLRPKRRKFKIKPTTLANQDKKELQ
- a CDS encoding phosphoribosylanthranilate isomerase, encoding MISYIMQEQNLTTPASGQSTGLSLKVCGMQQPGNMLQVADLKPTYMGFIFYKKSPRYFDGKLPELPAEIKKTGVFVNEEVSRILDIAKQHKLDAIQLHGEESAEFCQKLKNNFQQHGSTPELIKVFSVGDHFDFQKMQAFEGIADFFLFDTKGVLRGGNGKEFDWQILKEYPSNTPFFLSGGIGPEHGEAIAELKNHFYREGKPDLLYAVDVNSKFELKPGLKKLKELKEFKQKINS
- a CDS encoding uracil-DNA glycosylase family protein, coding for MKLFHHTHPFPPFIPENATKLIVGTLPPPRFTRRELKPDDVDFCYGSRDGLLWPVLDRIFQLDLKYENTSEAIQQRQNFLKSRKIGICDIVESSRREKIDASDLGMQKVELRDMLEILRKYPKIDTLLFTGGNSKNGPEYFFRKYLKEQRAEIKLKIVSNKSPRVHQFILEGRSIKTVSLIAPSGAANISIGSSELYKELKKKNPEFNTLDFRVLQYKEFF
- the trpA gene encoding tryptophan synthase subunit alpha translates to MNRIQEKLKEDKKLLSIYFSAGFPNIDDTEQIIVDLEKSGVDFIEIGLPFSDPLADGPTIQESSTKALRNGMTTQKLFDQLKEIRSKVEIPLIIMGYFNPMLQYGVEEFCKKCAEIGVDGLIIPDLPVDVYHEEYQALFEKYGLINIFLITPQTSEERIRFIDSISNGFIYMVSSASVTGSTSGFGNETTDYFRRIHEMDLKNPQIVGFGIKDRETFKAATQFAKGAIIGSAFIKHLDSEGTSKILKFVEPIKL